The nucleotide sequence TGGCTGATCCTGCAAAAGGAGACCCGGAGGGTAAAGGTTTCGGACCGGCTCAGGGATTACCTTCTCGATCTCGCCGAGGCCAGCCGTAGAAGTTCGGAGTTTCGCTACGGGTTTTCCACCCGGGGGCTTCTGGCCCTCCAGGCCGCGGCGAGAGCGCTCGCCTATCTGCGCAATCGGGATTTCGTGACCCCTGATGAGGTGAAAGCGGTTTTCGTGCCGGTGGCCTATCATCGTCTCCTTCCCCGGGCGGAGCTTGAGCCCGGGGCGCGAGAGGAGCTCCTGCAGGAAATCCTCTCCCGGGTACCGGTGCCCCTGTGAAAAAGAGATACCGGGTAAGGATCACCCTCTCCGGATACCTACTGATCGGCCTCACGCTGGTGGTGGCCCTTGCAGGGGTGAACACCGGAAACAACCTGCTGTACCTCTCCGCCTCGGCGCTTCTCGCCCTTATGACCCTTTCCGGCCTGGCCTCCTGGCTCAACCTCTCCCGGGTAAAGGTGGAACTTGAACCTCCCCCGGAGATATTTGCCGGTCTTCCGGCCCTCTTCAGGGTGCACCTCCGGGGCCCCTTCTGGCCCTGTTTTTTTCTGCGGGTGCGCACCCCTTACGGGGAGACCCTGGTGCCCTGGTTTCGCGGAAAGCGGACCGTTTCCCTGTGGCTTCGTTTTCCCCGTCGCGGCACAGGGCGCCTCTCCTTCCTGGAGCTGGTCTCCGGATATCCCCTGGGATTTTTCCGGCGAACGCGTTTTCTGGAGTCGAACCTCGCCCTTACCGTCTATCCCCGCCCTCAATCGGGGCCGTTGAGGATCGTTGCCCTTGAGGTAGGAGAGACCGGGGCCTCCCTTTCCGGAAGTGCGGAGACCGAGCCCGAGGATCTCGTGGGCCTCGAGCCTTTCAGGGAGGGAACCCCGGCGAGCCGCATAGCCTGGAAGGCTTCCGCGGCCCGGGGGGAACTCCTGGTGAAACTCTTTCGCGGCTCCTCCGGATCCCGGATCGTGCTCGACCTGCGCCCTCCGATCTCCGAGGAACTCGTCTCCCGGGCTACCGAGGTGGTCCTGAGGAGTCTGCGGGAGGGTAAGTCCGTGGGACTAAAACTTCCGGAGCGAGAGATCCCTCCCGGAATGGGCAACGACCACCGCCGAATTCTTCTCGAGGCCCTGGCCTATGTCTGAGCTCTATCCGTTACGATGGGCCTGGTGGCTAGGAGTGCTGGCCCTCGGGGCACCGGTGCTGTTTCTCGCCCGGGACCTTCCCCTGCCAGGCCTCTCGGCCTTCGGAGGAGGGCTTCTCCTGGTGTTATTCCTCCGGCGTGATCCGCGCTTTTCCGGACTTTCCGTAAGAAGCCAGCTCCTTTTCATGGCCCCGTTTCTCCTGTGGGGGCTCTTCGGCCTTCGCCCGGAAACCCTGGTTCAGGACTTCCTGGGATACCTCCTGATCATAGCCGCGGCAAAGATACTCGGACCCCGTACCCCCCGGGACGCCCTCCAGCTTTTCCTCCTGGCCCAGCTTCTCCTGGTGGGGTCGGCGGTGATAAGGCTTGATCCGGGCTACGCCGTGCTTTTTGTAGTCGAAACCTGGGTTTCCGTTTCCGGCCTGGTCTTGCTCTACGCGGCCCGGGAATGCGAGCAAATCTCCCGAAAACTGGCCTCGAGACTCCTGATCCTGGGTCTGCTTTTCACCCTGGGTATCCTGTTTCTGACCGTATTTTACTTTCTGTTCCTCCCCCGCCCCCGGTTCACCCTATTTTCCGCTTACCTGGGAGGGACCCGCACCGGTCTCTCCGAAGAGGTGGACCCGGGGGCCGTGGTTGCCCTAAAGGAGGATCCATCCGTGGTCTTCAGGATTCGCTGGAGAAAAGGACCGCGTCCGAAGAGACCTTACTTTCGGGTATATGTGTACGGACGCTACCGGAAAGGAGTGTGGGAGGCCCTTCGCGGTCGAGGCCGGAGGAGAACCCCGCCTTCCGGGCCCCGGGCCACCTTTGAGGTCCTTCCGGTGGCGGAGACCTCGGGGCTTCCGGTTCCGGGTTATCCCCTTTCGGTGCGGACCGTAAGAGGACCCCGGGCCTTTACCGGGCCGGAGGGAACCGTGCTCCTCAGGGAACCCGTGGTGGAGCCGTCCCTGTGGCGAATAGAGGCCGTCTTGTCCGGGACCTTTCCGGTGGAGAGCCCTCCGGAAAGGTTTCTCGCCGTGCCGGAGAATGTAAAGTCCTTCCTTGCACCCCTCGCGAAAAGGCTCAAACGGTCCACCCCTCTGGCCACGGTCCGGGCCGTGATGCACTTCCTCAGGGAAAATTACACCTATACCGTGTCTCCGGGGAGGCCCCGGGGCGACCCCCTGCGCTGGTTTCTCTTCGAGAGTCATCGGGGACACTGTGAATACTTCGCCACCGCCATGGTCTTTCTCCTGCGCACACTGGGGCTTCCGGCCCGCGTGGTGGGAGGCTATGCCGGAGGAGAGTGGAATCCCCTGGGGAAGTATTATCTTCTGCGGGCAAAGGACGCCCACACCTGGGTGGAGGTGCTCATCCCCGGACGGGGCTGGGTATCCTTCGATCCCACCCCTCCCGCGCCCGGAAGTCTCCACCGTCCCTCCACCTTCCATCGCCTGAGACTTCTCTGGGATTATCTGGAATTTCGCTGGTACTACTGGGTGGTGGAGTACGATTTTCTGAAACAGGTCCGGCTCCTCCGGGGGCTTTCTCGCGAGGCGGCACGATTTTCCCTGCCGAAGCCTTCCGCGTTTTCCCTGAACGGTCGAGCGAAGGATCTTATTCCGGCAACGGGGCTCGTCCTCCTGGGCCTTCTGCTGTTTTTCGTCTTTCTCAGGAGATACCGGAGGCGGCCCCCGGTGGAAAGGCTCCTTCGGGACCTCGAAAAACGGGTCGGTCCGCGGGCATCCTCGGAAACCCTGCGGGAATACTTCAGCCGGATCTCGGGACAGAGGCCGGAAATCTCCAGCTTTCTAGAACGATTCCTCGAACTTTACGAACGCGAGGCCTTCGGCGAAGAGGATACCCGCCGGGCTCAGGAGAAACTCCTGGCCCGGATTCGTGCGGCGCTGGACAACCCCCCTTCTTTGGGGTTTAAAATATTTAAATAATCCGGGGTCGGGGGGGCGGATGAGGGTCGTCTGTATTGAACCGCGCAACCCGCGCACCCATGTGTTTTCGGCCTTCAGGCTTCCTCGTCTGGCCATGCCCCTCCTGGGCACCATCCTCCGGAATCGGGGCCACGAGGTCAGGGTCTTCCTCGAGGAATGGGGTGAGGTGGACTGGAGGGCGGTGCGCGAAGCGGACCTGGTGCTCATCTCCACCATCACCCCCACCGCCGAGAGGGCTTACGCGCTGGCCGACCGGATACGCCGGGAATGGCACAAACCCGTCGTCCTGGGAGGCCCTCACGCCACCTTTCTTCCGGACGAGGCCCTGGAGCACGCGGACTTCGTGATCCGGGGCGAGGGAGAGAAAACCGTGGTGGAGCTGGTGGAGGTTCTCTCCGACGGCGGAGGGTTCGAGACCGTCCCCGGCCTCTCCTTCCGGCGGGGGGAGGAGCGGGTGCACAACCCGCCCCGGCAGGGGTTCGTGGACCTGGACGAGCTTCCCGTCCCGGACTTTCGCCTGGTGCCCGGGGTGAGTCCGGAAAGGATGCGCATCTATCCCACCATGACCTCCCGGGGGTGCCCCTACGGCTGCGTTTTCTGCTCGGTGATCGCCATGTTCGGCCGCAAGTATCGCTATCGCTCCACGGAACTCGTCCTGGAAGAGATCTCCGGCATCCAACCGGGACAGCATGTCTTCTTCTACGACGACAACTTCGCCGCCCACCCCGAGCGCACCAAGGAATTGCTTGAAGGTATGATCAGACAGAACTTTCGGGGCGTATGGTCCTCTCAGGTTCGCATCGATGTCTATCGGGACCGGGAGATGCTAGATCTCATGAAAAGGAGTCGCTGTTTCGTGGTTTACATCGGTCTTGAGTCCGTGAATCCGGAAACGCTTAAGGCCTTCCGCAAGGGTATCACCTTTCAGGAGATCGAGGAGGGTGTGCGCGCCTTTCATCGTTACGGGATTCGGGTGCACGGGATGTTCGTGATCGGGGCCGATACCGACACCGAAGAGACCATCCGGGCCACTCTGGATTTCGCCAGGAAGGTCCATCTGGATTCCGCCCAGTTCCTGGTCCTCACCCCGATTCCGGGCTCGAAGCTGTTTCGCCAGTTCGAGGAGGCCGGGCGCATCTTCGACCGCCGCTGGGACCTCTACGACGGCCATCATGTGGTCTTCCATCCCCGGAACCTCTCCCCGCTGCGCCTCATGGAGCTTTCCTATGAGCTTCACCGGCGATTTTATTCCCTTTCCGAGGCCCTGCGTCGTCTGCTGCGCGGGGACCGGTTCGGGGCCTATATCGCCTTCATGGGCCGGAAATTCGTGCGCCGCTGGCGGAAGGAAAACGAAGAGGAATTCGCCTACCTGAGCTCCCTCACCGCGGCCAGCGCCGCCTCGTAATCGGGTTCCCGGGTGACTTCGGAAACCACTTCCACATAACGCACGGTGTCGTCGCGATCCAGCACCAGAACCGCCCGGGCTAGCAACCCCAGCTCCTTGATGAGGAGCCCGTAGGCCCGGCCGAAGGCCCTCTCCCGGTAGTCCGAAAGCACCGTCACCCTATCGATGCCCGCGGCTCCGCAGTAGCGGGCCAGGGCAAAGGGAATATCCACGCTCACATTGAGCACCACCACCTCATCGGAAAACGCCGCGGCCTCGGCATTGAACCTTCGGGCCTGGAGGTCGCACACCGGGGTGTCCAGAGAGGGGGTCACGCTTATCACCTTTATCCGTCCGGAAAAGTCCGCCAGCGCCACCGGATTGAGGTCCCTGTCCACCAGGGTGAAGGCCGGGGCCTTCTGGCCCACCCGAATCTCCGGTCCTATCAGGGTGAGGGGCTGCCCCTTAAAGGTCACGGCCCCGGGACGCTCCTCGAGCCCCTTTAGCTTGCGCAGAAAGGCCCTCATGAAGGCCGGAAGATCCCCGGGATGGCGCGAGGTGACGATCTGACCGTCCACCACCACCTCCCGGTCGAGGTATTCCGCCCCGCAGGCCAGCACTTCATCCTTCACCTTCCAGTAGCAGGTGGCTTTGTGGCCCGAAAGGAGTCCGGCGGAGACGAGAATCTGCGGACCGTGACATATGGCCGCAATGGGTTTGCCGCTACGGTAAAAATTCCGAACCAGGGCGAGCACCCGTTCGTCCTCCCGCAGGGCGGCCGGGGCCTTTCCACCGGGAAGCACGAGCCCCGCGTAGTCCTCCACCCGCACCTCCTCCAGGGTGAGGTCCACCGGTACCTCGTAGCCCCGCTTTCCCCGGATCTTCTCCTTCTTAAACGAGGCCACCTCGGGCGTGAAACCCTCCTCCCGAAGGCGCCAGTAAGGATAGAGAAGTTCACTGTCCTCGAACTGGTCGGCACTGAGAATAAGGACTCTCATTTCGGCCTCCCTCAAAGTCTTTGATCT is from Thermosulfurimonas sp. F29 and encodes:
- a CDS encoding DUF58 domain-containing protein: MKKRYRVRITLSGYLLIGLTLVVALAGVNTGNNLLYLSASALLALMTLSGLASWLNLSRVKVELEPPPEIFAGLPALFRVHLRGPFWPCFFLRVRTPYGETLVPWFRGKRTVSLWLRFPRRGTGRLSFLELVSGYPLGFFRRTRFLESNLALTVYPRPQSGPLRIVALEVGETGASLSGSAETEPEDLVGLEPFREGTPASRIAWKASAARGELLVKLFRGSSGSRIVLDLRPPISEELVSRATEVVLRSLREGKSVGLKLPEREIPPGMGNDHRRILLEALAYV
- a CDS encoding DUF3488 and transglutaminase-like domain-containing protein — protein: MSELYPLRWAWWLGVLALGAPVLFLARDLPLPGLSAFGGGLLLVLFLRRDPRFSGLSVRSQLLFMAPFLLWGLFGLRPETLVQDFLGYLLIIAAAKILGPRTPRDALQLFLLAQLLLVGSAVIRLDPGYAVLFVVETWVSVSGLVLLYAARECEQISRKLASRLLILGLLFTLGILFLTVFYFLFLPRPRFTLFSAYLGGTRTGLSEEVDPGAVVALKEDPSVVFRIRWRKGPRPKRPYFRVYVYGRYRKGVWEALRGRGRRRTPPSGPRATFEVLPVAETSGLPVPGYPLSVRTVRGPRAFTGPEGTVLLREPVVEPSLWRIEAVLSGTFPVESPPERFLAVPENVKSFLAPLAKRLKRSTPLATVRAVMHFLRENYTYTVSPGRPRGDPLRWFLFESHRGHCEYFATAMVFLLRTLGLPARVVGGYAGGEWNPLGKYYLLRAKDAHTWVEVLIPGRGWVSFDPTPPAPGSLHRPSTFHRLRLLWDYLEFRWYYWVVEYDFLKQVRLLRGLSREAARFSLPKPSAFSLNGRAKDLIPATGLVLLGLLLFFVFLRRYRRRPPVERLLRDLEKRVGPRASSETLREYFSRISGQRPEISSFLERFLELYEREAFGEEDTRRAQEKLLARIRAALDNPPSLGFKIFK
- a CDS encoding B12-binding domain-containing radical SAM protein, which produces MRVVCIEPRNPRTHVFSAFRLPRLAMPLLGTILRNRGHEVRVFLEEWGEVDWRAVREADLVLISTITPTAERAYALADRIRREWHKPVVLGGPHATFLPDEALEHADFVIRGEGEKTVVELVEVLSDGGGFETVPGLSFRRGEERVHNPPRQGFVDLDELPVPDFRLVPGVSPERMRIYPTMTSRGCPYGCVFCSVIAMFGRKYRYRSTELVLEEISGIQPGQHVFFYDDNFAAHPERTKELLEGMIRQNFRGVWSSQVRIDVYRDREMLDLMKRSRCFVVYIGLESVNPETLKAFRKGITFQEIEEGVRAFHRYGIRVHGMFVIGADTDTEETIRATLDFARKVHLDSAQFLVLTPIPGSKLFRQFEEAGRIFDRRWDLYDGHHVVFHPRNLSPLRLMELSYELHRRFYSLSEALRRLLRGDRFGAYIAFMGRKFVRRWRKENEEEFAYLSSLTAASAAS
- the tpx gene encoding thiol peroxidase codes for the protein MRVLILSADQFEDSELLYPYWRLREEGFTPEVASFKKEKIRGKRGYEVPVDLTLEEVRVEDYAGLVLPGGKAPAALREDERVLALVRNFYRSGKPIAAICHGPQILVSAGLLSGHKATCYWKVKDEVLACGAEYLDREVVVDGQIVTSRHPGDLPAFMRAFLRKLKGLEERPGAVTFKGQPLTLIGPEIRVGQKAPAFTLVDRDLNPVALADFSGRIKVISVTPSLDTPVCDLQARRFNAEAAAFSDEVVVLNVSVDIPFALARYCGAAGIDRVTVLSDYRERAFGRAYGLLIKELGLLARAVLVLDRDDTVRYVEVVSEVTREPDYEAALAAVRELR